CATGTTGACGATAAAAGCACCATGCCGGTCGGCGCGCTCGCGCAGCGTGGCCGCAAGGTCGGTCGCACGGTCTTGCCAGCGGAAACGCGCATCGGTGCTGCGTTTACGTAGGCCCTTATGCCGCGCAAGGCGTGGCAGGTGGCGATCAAAACCGGGCAGGGCGTGGCTGACGACTCCTGCGTGACGGGCGACGCCAAGCAGGTGTTCATCCAACGTCTGATTGAGTTCGCCGGTCTTACGGTTGGTGTTGGCGAACAGGGGATAGGTGGGGTTGAGGTCGGTGCGCTGGCTCCGTTCGGTCTGACTGGAGTAATGATGATCGGCCAGCATCAAGCCGAGACGACTCAGGTGCATGATGTAGGGATCGTCCAGCCCGTGGAGATGATCACCCTTGCTTTCGAGGTCTTGCAGCCGTTTGGCTACCCGTGCCGTGCGCTTGCGCCAGGCATCGGTGATGACCGGTAAACCCTGCGGAAACTGCCAATAGGATTCGATGGCCGCGCGTTCGTGCGAGTCGCTGCGCTCGTTCCAGTTTGCGTCGATCTTATTCAGCAAGCTGTCGAGTTCCACCGAATGCAGGTTCCCTACCCTGGCGCCTAATCGGAGCCACTGTCCATTACCGTCTTTCGCAGGCATCACTGGCAGCCGATGATGAGTCAACACCAGCCAGCCGACTGCTTTGGCGAGGGGTGGCAAGTGTGCGAACGGCTTGTTGTCGCGCGCGGCGGGGTCGATCCCATCGCGTAACAGCCGCTGAGTCCAACTGGCGTCGTCTTCGGCTGTCGGATCAATGAGCCGGGCCAGCCATTGCCCATCGTCGCTTTCGCCGACGAAAGCCTGGAACAGTCGCAGCGAGACCCATTCGTGACGATACAGATTGCGCTCCATCGGGCCACGCATCGTCAGGCGCGTCTGAAAGGCCAGGCAGGCTTTGCCCAGATCGTGGAGCAAAGCGGCCAGCGAGGCGAGCAGGTGAATCACAGTCAGGCTGTGCCAATCATTCTCGTCCTCACGGCGCAGCACATTGCGTTGGGTAATATTGGTCGGGGTCGCGCCCTGAGCGTTGAACTGGCGGGCGTCGCCGACGATCCACAGCAACTCGCTGTGCTGCCGTTGATCACCGCTGTGGCGGCCTCGGCGTATTTTCGCTGGACGGTCGCGCGAACATCCTCCGCGTGTACGTCACTCATCAGAGGTTCCTCCTGTGGTTCTGCGCCGGGCATTGTCGTTGGCGACTTGCCGAGCTGCGTGCCCAGCGCATATACTTCAACGAACATTGAAGTAATAACACGAGGATCGCATGATGACAATGACCCTTTCGCCGACGAAATCGATCGAAGAGATCGCCGTAACCCTGAAGGTTCTGGCCGATCCCACCCGCCTGCGGATTTTCAACCTGTTGATGGGCGGCGAGCGCTGCAACTGCGAGATGGGCGGACTGCTCGGTCTGGCACCGAACCTCATCTCCCACCACCTCGGCATCCTGCGCGGCAGTGGTCTGATCGACGCCCGCCGCGACACAAACGATGCCCGCTGGATCTATTACTCCGTCAATCGCGAGGCGCTTTCAGACCTGGGTGATCTGCTGTCGGCGTTCCTGTCGCCGAGCCGACTGCCTGAGGTCGCTCCGTCGTGCTGCTCTCCGGCGAACGTCGATACGTTCTCGATGTCACATGAATAACCAGCAATAACAGCCAAAGGGACTTGAACGTGAATGACGAGCAACCGTCGGTGAAGATCCTGATTCTCTGCACCCACAACTCAGCTCGATCTCAGATGGCCGAAGCACTGCTACGGCAGATTGGTGGCGCTCGGTTCGAGGTTTCATCTGCCGGAACTGAGGCAACGCGGGTACACCCATTGGCGGTGCAGGCGATGGCAAACGTCGACATCGACATTTCGGGCGCGCGGTCGAAGCACCTCGACGAATTCATCAACGACAAGTTCGACTATGTCATCACCGTCTGCGACGCCGCAAACGAAAGCTGCCCCTACTTCCCCGGCGCGCCAACGCGCATCCATTGGTCATTCAAGGATCCCAGCCTCGCAGAAGGCACCGATGCGGAGCGCCTGCGCGCATTCAGCCAGGTTCGTGACGAGATCGCCGTGCAATTGCGATCGTGGGTTCAGTCGTTCGAATAATCGACATTGAGGATGCAGCATCTTCGGTGCTGAGATGAGGGCTTGAATGATCAGAAACACTGAACTCGACACTGCCGCCGCATCAATACCAACAATGCCGTTGCTCGACTGGACCGGTTGGGAGACACCGTTCCTGTTCTTTACCGGCAAGGGAGGCGTCGGCAAGACGACAGTCGCCAGCAGCGTCGCCGTCGCTCTCGCCGATAGCGGCAAACGCGTCCTGCTCGTCAGCACCGATCCTGCGTCGAACCTCGACGATGTCTTCCAGACGACGATCGGTGATACGCCAACCCCGGTTGCTGATGTTCCGGGCCTCATGTTGCTGAACATTGATCCCCACCGAACGGCGGAGGCGTATCGCGAGCGTACGGTTGCGCCATTGCGTGGAGTTGCCAGCGCCGAGGAGATTCGCGCAGCAGAGGAACAACTCTCCGGTGCCTGCACGGTCGAAATTGCTGCGTTCGACGAATTCACCCGGTTATTGGCAGATCCCGTCTGGACCACGCCATTCGACCACGTCGTCTTCGATACCGCGCCAACTGGACACACGCTCCGGCTCTTGAGCCTGGCCAATGCCTGGAGCAGCTATCTGACAGAAAGCCCTCGCGGCGCGAGCTGCCTCGGCCCGTTGGCCGGCATCGACATGCAGCGTGACCGGTACGCAGCAGCCGTCCGTGAGCTGGCAGACGCGGAGCGCACAACACTCGTTCTGGTCTCGCGGCCGGAGCCTGGCGCGTTGCGCGAAGCCGGCCGTACCGGTGCGGAGCTGGCAGAGCTCGGCATCACCAACCAACAGCTGATCATCAACGGCCTGTTCGTCCAGCCGTCGGATTCCGACGCCATCGCGACAGCGCTGATCGCGCGGCAGTCGGCAGCCCTCGACGACATCCCGGAAGCCCTGGCCGCCGTCACAACATCGATGGTTCCGCTGGTAGCCTCCGACCTGATCGGGACGGACGCACTCCGCGCGCTCGCGCACGGTCGAGATCTCAACGCCGATCCGCCGGTACCGTTCGATCTCGAGCTCGCTGCAGGGCTGGAAGAGCTCGTTGCCGAGATGGAAGCACAGGGCCCGGGCGTGATCATGACCATGGGGAAGGGCGGGGTCGGAAAGACGACGGTGGCCGCCGCGATCGCCGTCGCGCTGGCCGAACGAGGCCAACGCGTACACCTGTCGACGACCGATCCGGCCGCGCACGTACTGGACGCACTCGCTGGCGACCGCCCTGCGAATCTCAGCGTCAGTCGCATCGATCCTGAAGTCGAGACCGAGCGCTACCGGGCGGATGTCATCCGATCCGCCGGCCAACTGGAACCAGCCGAGCTCGCGCTTCTGGAGGAGGATCTGCGCTCACCGTGTACCGAGGAGGTCGCCGTCTTCCGCGCATTTTCGCGGCTCCTGGGGAAGGCACGCTCCAGTTTCGTCGTCCTCGACACCGCGCCGACCGGCCACACGCTGCTGCTGATGGACACGACCGGGGCCTATCATCACGAGATCATGCGCACGACATCGGGGGTAACTGGCCGGCTGACTACGCCGCTCATGCGGCTGCAGGATCCGGATTTCGCCCGCATTCTGGTCGTGACACTCCCAGAAACCACACCGATCCTCGAGGCCAGTCGGCTGCAGGATGATCTTCGTCGAGCGGGGATCGAGCCATTCGGCTGGGTCGTCAATCAGCTCATCGGGCCACAGGCCACGAGCCATCCGCTCCTCACTCGTCGCGCGACACACGAGGCGCACCACATTCACAACGTCAGCACCAATATCGCCACCCGCGTGTACACTGTCTCGTGGAGACAACAGCCGCCTGTCGGGCGAGACGCTCTCCTTGATCTCGTGAAAGCGCACCAGACGGCGAAGAGCTAGAAAGAACGGCGATCCATGAACATGATCGTTGACCAGTCAGTGGTTACGTGCCCTCGATGCGGATTCGCCCACACCGAGACGATGCCAGAGCATTGGTGAGTTGTCCGCTATGTCTGCACCCAGTGTGGGGCGCAAATGCAGCCGAAACCCGGAGACTGTTGCATCTACTGTTCGTATGGATCGATCCCCTGTCCTACGATCCAGCGCGAACGCTCTGGATGAACCCATGAATCGGATCACTCCGACAGCGCGGAATCACCCACCAGCGGGCAGCAGATCCCAGATCCACGGGTAGCGGAAGTAGTCGTCGTAGAGCGGGCGCAGGTCGGTCGGGCTGTGCGACTGGAAGATCGAGAGCATTTCGACGGGCGTGACGACGTCGAAGGCGTGGCGCTGGTACAGATCGCGCCAGGCATCCCAGAACGCATCCCAGCCCATCTGCCAGGCGACTTGATAATAGAAGCGCGCGCCCTGCTCGTAGATCGAGTAGTACCACTGGCGGCCGTCCGCTGCGGCCAGCTCGCGGGCGTCGGCATCCAGCCAGAACTGGTAGCCACCGTCCGGCGGCGACGGTACCTCGGTGAAGCCGGTCAGCAATCCGCGCTCGAAGAACTCGGCGGCACCTTCGTCAATCCAGCCATCGACCAATGTGCGATTGCCAATGATTGCGTACATCCACTGGTGCGCGATCTCGTGGACGACGAGCCGATCCAGCGGCGCGTAGGCACCGTTGATATAGATGAGGCTGGGGAACTCCAGCCCACCCGGCATGCGTGGACCGACATCAACGATGCTCAGCGTTGGATAGGGATACGGCCCAACCAGCCCGTTCATCAGTGACACTGTCTCCTCGGCAGCATCGAACGCGACCGATGCCGCGCCGCCCGGACTGGACGGATGGCTGTAATAACGGACAAACGTCCCATCCGACAGCGTGCGCTCCTGGACGCTGAAGCGGCGCGACAGGGCCAGCGCGAAGTCGCGCACGTTCGTCGCTGAGAGTGCGTAGCGCATCCGGCCATCCGGCAGCGACTGGCGACCCGACTCAGTGCCGGTGTGGGCGACAACGACATCGGACGCGACGTCGATGGTCACTTCGTAATCTGCAACACGCGATTGCGACGGATCGAGCGTCTCGGAGAAGACGTGCCGGTCGGAGATGATCGGGAACCAGTAGCCGAGGCGCAGGACACCACTATCCAGCGATGTGCCGCCCCAGCCGCTCGACTCCTGGCCAACCGACAGACGGAAATCGACACCGATCGTCAATGGCGCAGACGCGCCGGGCGGCAATGGCACACCGAGAATGAAGCCGCCGTCTATCCACTCCGGCCCCACTGCCTGACCGTCAACGGTCAGTGCATCGAGCGTGAAATAGCCGTAAGCCGCCGGCACGATCTGCAAGTAGAGCGTCGATGGCTGAGCGCTGTTGAAGCGCTGGATGTCGATCGTCGCCGTCGCGTCGACTGCGCCGGTGTCAACATTGGCCGAATGAATAGCCAGTCGATAGGCGACATCGACATCGGGGATATCGACGGCTTGCCCGGCCGGTGTCCACTTCGGGGCTGCCGGGAGCTGCCAGCCGGG
The Thermomicrobiales bacterium genome window above contains:
- a CDS encoding metalloregulator ArsR/SmtB family transcription factor, with product MTMTLSPTKSIEEIAVTLKVLADPTRLRIFNLLMGGERCNCEMGGLLGLAPNLISHHLGILRGSGLIDARRDTNDARWIYYSVNREALSDLGDLLSAFLSPSRLPEVAPSCCSPANVDTFSMSHE
- a CDS encoding arsenate reductase ArsC; this encodes MAEALLRQIGGARFEVSSAGTEATRVHPLAVQAMANVDIDISGARSKHLDEFINDKFDYVITVCDAANESCPYFPGAPTRIHWSFKDPSLAEGTDAERLRAFSQVRDEIAVQLRSWVQSFE
- the arsA gene encoding arsenical pump-driving ATPase, whose product is MIRNTELDTAAASIPTMPLLDWTGWETPFLFFTGKGGVGKTTVASSVAVALADSGKRVLLVSTDPASNLDDVFQTTIGDTPTPVADVPGLMLLNIDPHRTAEAYRERTVAPLRGVASAEEIRAAEEQLSGACTVEIAAFDEFTRLLADPVWTTPFDHVVFDTAPTGHTLRLLSLANAWSSYLTESPRGASCLGPLAGIDMQRDRYAAAVRELADAERTTLVLVSRPEPGALREAGRTGAELAELGITNQQLIINGLFVQPSDSDAIATALIARQSAALDDIPEALAAVTTSMVPLVASDLIGTDALRALAHGRDLNADPPVPFDLELAAGLEELVAEMEAQGPGVIMTMGKGGVGKTTVAAAIAVALAERGQRVHLSTTDPAAHVLDALAGDRPANLSVSRIDPEVETERYRADVIRSAGQLEPAELALLEEDLRSPCTEEVAVFRAFSRLLGKARSSFVVLDTAPTGHTLLLMDTTGAYHHEIMRTTSGVTGRLTTPLMRLQDPDFARILVVTLPETTPILEASRLQDDLRRAGIEPFGWVVNQLIGPQATSHPLLTRRATHEAHHIHNVSTNIATRVYTVSWRQQPPVGRDALLDLVKAHQTAKS